The DNA window ATGTGTGCTCTGCGTTGAAgcgtgtgtgtgtctgtgtgtgtgtctgtgtgtctgtgtttgtgtgtgtgtctaggAGTTGTagctgctgtggggagaggTGACCAGTTACTAATCATGAGGTTTTACTCATTGCATCACATTCAAGAATAAGCTTGTGGCAGTGGCAAAGACTTCGAGGGGGAAAGGCTGATTTTTCTGGCCTGCTGGGACTGTGAAGAGCGTGAGTACGTCACCTTGGAAGGCATCAGGAATCTTGGCCATGAAGAAGCAGGTGGAGATGTTGCTGATGCTGGATAGGGACCAGGCCAGTAGCAGTCAATGCTGGCCGTTTCCACTTGGCCATAGGGCCAGGGAAGCCCACTGCTTGAAGGCAGCCCACTGCTTGAAGGCAGGCCACTGTTTGAAAGCAGGCCACTGAGTTGTCCTGGTAGAGCCTGTTGTAGGACCTGGCTATGTCTTGTTGCTCCTTTTCATTTGGAGTTTCATTTATCTTGTCCTTTAATACCAGTTTACTTCAACATGCGCGTTAGGTAAGAATTATAGGAAGAATTACAGTGTTTATGCTTGTAGTCAGGAgtcaaaatttatttattttactattCATAGTGGTTATTGTCTTAAATATGCTATTGTTTGGTGTAGTATGAATCCTACATTTTCAAAGACAGCACATATTCAGTAAAAGAATTCCAATCATACTTTCCTTAAGGAAGGCCTGCTGAAGTAATATAGATGTGGAAAAATAGATTTATCAGTTGCAACCCAGTAAATCTCTTAGTAGAATTAGAAAACATAGCAATTTTAGCATAGAGATTCTCCTGGTAGTATAACTACAAATCATAGTCTGTCATGAGGCTGTGTAATAGAAACATatgatggtttgggttggaagggacattaaagatcatctagttgCAACtcccctgctgtgtgctgggacaCCTTTTACTATGGTGGCTTCTACTGtaccaggttgctccaagccccctccaacctgaccttgacTTTTACCactccagggatgaggcatccacaacttctctgggcaacctgtcccagtgcttcaccaccctCTGAGGGGTTCATGCACTGAGTTGAACAGTGCAGGTTCAAAGCTGGGTCTGTGTAAGCATGTTGGgtagcttttaattttaatggtAAGTgtgatgagagagagagagacaagaTTTGCTTATGGCATTAACTGTATTTCTGATTTTGCTCTGGATGGCAGCTTTTGCAAATGAGTTGTGAGGGTTAACATCCCTCTAAGTGACTGGCTGAGTGAAGATCTCTTATGTGGGGGGAAACCACAAGCTTGCAAGGTCTGTGTGTAGATTTGATGCTACCTTGCTGAGAACTGGTGTCTTCTGAGGCTGTAGGTTAAATTTCTGAAGGTGAAGGAAAGGTATTGAACTCATCACTGGGACTTTGTGTTGAAGATCCAGTCCTTGTGCTTTACAATACCTATTGCACTTAAGTCTACTGCAAGGCTGCAGTGTATACTATTAGAAAGAACTCTTTAGACTGTTTTTATTCTTGGCCATGCAATAACACTCTTTGTTCTCACTTGACAGGAATAATGTTTCCAACATGTCTGTGCAGTCACTGCTTTGTGAAAGAATTGCTGTTGCCAAAGACTTGATTAAGAGAGCAGAAGCCCTTTCCAAGTCCCAGAAAAGGAGAATAGAAGGTGGGGCAAAGCTCTGTAGCAAACTGAAGGCAGAGCTAAATTTCTTACACAAGGTGGAAGCAGGGAAAGTGGCCATTAAAGAATCCCATCTGCAGAGTACAAACCTTACCCACCTCCAAGCCATTATTCAGTCAGCAGAGAACCTGGAGGATGTTGTCAGTGTCCTCCACGTCTTTGCTTACGAGGACAGGTTTGGAGACAAGCAGACACTGGTGGTAGATGTCGTTGCAAACGGAGGTCACACGTGGGTGAAGGCCATCGGTCGCAAAGCTGAGGCCCTGCATAACATCTGGCTGGGAAGGGGCCAGTATGGTGACAAAAGTGTCATTGAGCAGGCAGAGGACTTCCTGCAAGCAAGCCGTCAGCAGCCCGTGGAGTACAGCAATCCCCACATCATCTTTGCATTCTACAACAGCGTGTCCAGTCCTATGGCAGAGAGGCTCAAGGAGATGGGGATATCTGTGAGAGGAGATGTTGTTGCTGTGAACTCACTGGTGGAACCATCTGCAGAAAACGAGCACCTTGACAGCAGTGAATCAGATGAAGAAGGCTCTGAACTCCTGCAGGTGACAAGAGTAGACCGGGAGAATTTAGTGGCCAGCATTGCTTTCCCTACCCAGATTAAAGTAAACGTCTGCAATAGAGTTAATTTGGACATCACTACCTTAATAACCTACGTCTCTGCGCTGAGCTATGGTGGCTGCTACTTTGTCTTCAAGGAAAAAGTGCTGACAGAACAAGCAGCccaagaaagaagagagagagtcCTGCCTCAGCTGAAGGAGTTCATGGAAGGAAAAGAGCTCTTTGCCTGTGAATCTGCTGTCAGAGATTTCCAGTCCATCTTGGAAACGCTGGGAGGACCTGGAGAGAAAGAGCGAGCTGCATTGCTTGTTAAAAGAATTAACGTGGTGCCAGATCAGCCTTCGGACCGTGCCTTAGGACTCGTGGCTAGTTCAAAAATCAACAGCCGCTCTTTAGCCATTTTTGGCACAGGAGACACTTTGAAAGCCATCACCATGACTGCAAATAGTGGGTTTGTGAGGGCAGCAGCAAACCAAGGAGTCAGGTTCAGTGTTTTCGTCCATCAGCCACGAGCACTGACAGAAAGCAAAGAATCTTTAGCCACACCTCTACCAAAGCGCTGCCCATCTGATAACGGAGTGTAACTCATTTAATGAGTTGCAATGGAAAATACTGCAGCTACTGCAGTGGAGGCATTTGGAGAAGCAGAAGAGTCATAGCAATACAGTTTTGGGTGTGTATCAATAGTGACAGCAACTAGCAATGGAAGAGCTCCTCAAGGGATTTGTAATATTTTTGCTACTTCCTTGAGGTTATTTTTTGTCCAGCTGACCATTAATTTATTCACTAAAGTAATAACAAGTCAATGAAAATTTTTAACTGGCTTACAATGCATTAATTGTATCCATCCCCATTAAAAAGTTCAGTTAAAGCACAAGTTACTGAGGTCTTGTTATTTTTGTCCTCCTCAGAGAGGTAAAATTCGTCATCTTAGATGAACTTTGGGCTTGACTTCCATGGAACTTATATCTTTCTTTCCCCTATTCCATCCAAcgttggttttggttggttcAGGGGGACCTTGTGCAGAGACTTATGCCTTTTTGGGAGTGTGGTGTTTCGTGAAGATGTGAAAAGTAGCCATGAATAGAAACCAACTTAAGCCTTCCTTGTCTTATTGAAAGCAACCTCTATGTGTATACCAGGGTTAGGCTGAATTAGGCAACAGCTTTAAAATTCCTGGAAAAATCAGTTGGAGTTGATTTGCATTAATATGTTGTTGCTCTTGGGCTGAACTGGACAGCCAGTGGTAGCAGACCAAGGTGGCACATCCACTTCACTTTTCTCTTAGTCTTTGTCCAGCAAAGTCTTGCTGGTTGTAAAGCCCAGCTCAAAGCTTCAGATAGCAGAATCCTAGACTGAGCCAGGACCCAGGTAGTTTTTGATATTAGCATGCTCTTTGCTGAGGACTCATGGTGATCTTGAACTTGGCTTTTTTGCATCTGAATTACAAAGCCTCAGTGAGGTCCTTCAGTGTTGGAGTGATGGAGGAGATTTGCAGGGCATGTTCTTAAATCCTAGTTTGCTCTGTAGTAGAGGGAAGCCTTTTCGCTGGTGCTGTAATTGCTCTTTTTATTCCAAGTGTAGAATAAACAACTATTtcttctgctgtatttttttttctttgcccaGAGAGATTTGCAGTTGTAGGGGTCTTTAtcatgttggtttttttttctgaatgctgTAATGACAGCACTTGCTGTTTGGTATTAATTTTCATCAGTTTCCTAGTGGAAATCTTGAAATGTCAGAGTGAAGCTCCAAGCTATACATTTTTATCAGGTCAGTGAAAGAGATACCTGCTGAATATTTTATAGGCTGTTGTTAAACACAATTGCATTGTTATGCAGCTTAATAGTTCAGGCCAAGAACATTCTCTTGCCACTCCACTCTAAATTTCTTCCTACAGTACAATGtatctgcagtgctgcttttaGCTGTAGGCTCAAACCATTTCTTTCTGGTTGCTAGCAGTGATGCAAAGATACTGGAATGCCAGCAAGACCAGTCTGTGTGCCTTGTTCAGCTGAGTAAGCTGAACTCCCAAGGGGCAGAGGTGTACTTCTTGTTGGTGGGATTCTTGGTCTTCTCTTACTACACCTGTAGAGTAAAATGTTAGGAGTGTTCACCAGTGGTCACATGCTGCATAGCTTTACTTGAAGCTCTTAGTAATGTGGATGGCAGTCTGCTCTTTGTGCTCCCCATTTTCTGTGTGTCCCTGAAGTAGTTCACAAAGTTTAAGATAGGTGGAactggattttgggttttgctgcttCAGCATCCAGTGTACTACCTGCAAGTTTCTCAGTTCCTCCTTGGTGAGTTCTAACAAAACATCTGGCTTGTTCCTACAGTGTAACACAGTGTAATGAAACCTCATGGCAGGATTCATCTCCCACTGTATCCATTAATTTTCTTGAAAGTTCTTCTGAAGGGAGAGGAGGACCAACCCAATGAAACAATAATAtattggctgtgctgcagaaatgcaaGTCTGCCTTAGTAGTTAGCAGTGCAAGCTTCACCATGTGGGAGCTTAGAGAGGTAGTAAGCTATCATGGTGTGATGCATTTACCAGACATAACCAGAGATGTCTGTGAAGTGTTATAAACAGCTGGAAGAAAAGTACCTTTCATTTCTGCCATGTGAGCTCTTAGTCTGGACACCTGTGTGATGTCTTTCCTCTGCAGTAGGTGTGGGAATAGGGCTTGGGGAGGCCATCTGTCTAAGAGAAAAAGAACTGTGTGTTTCAAGACTGTGTTTGTCTTGCATCATGTGTCCTGAAAAAGGGTACAGGAAACCTCCTAGTTAATAATTTATGAACAAATAACATGGGAGGGAGGGGTTCTTTTtgtctgcagctcagtgctgtaaAAGTTGAGGTTCCAAAAGACAGCTTACTATTTCATAGATTCACAAAATGTTAAGTGtttggaatggaccttaaagatcatctagagccaaccctccctgccaggggcagggacacttcccactagACCACATTGCTCAAGGCTTTATCCAACCTGCCCTtaaacactgccagggatggggaatccacagCCTCCCagggcagtctgttccagtgtctcaccacactTGCCGTAAAAAAATCCTTCCTAATATTTAACCTAAATTTTACCTCTTTCAACGTGTACCCATTATGCTTTGTCCTGTCATTGCAGTTCCTGAGGTagagtctctctccagcttGATGAAGAGTCTCCTGCTTCCCTGTAGGTCCCTTTCAGATACTGGAAGGTTGCCATCAGGTCTCCATGCaaccttcttttctccagcctGAACAACTTTCTCAGCCTGTGTTCATAGGGGAGGTGCTCTAGTTCTCTTATCAgctttgtggcctcctctggacttgctccgTGTCCTTTTAATGTTGGGGGCACCACAACTGTGCACAGTACTCCAGGTGGGATCACATGTGAgcagagtagaggggcagaatcacctccttTGAACTGCTGGCCATATACCTtgtgatgcagcccaggattcaATTGGCTTTCTAAGCTgagagcacacacagctggctgGTGTGGAGTTTTTCCTCACCTGTAACCCCCAGGTCTTTCTTAGCATGGCTGCTCTCAACCACTTCTCTGCCCAAGCCATTGGTGTGTCTGGGATTGCAGTGACCCAGGTGTAGGACCTTGCACTTTGCTTTGTGgaacttcatgaggtttgcATTGGCCTCTGCATGGTATTATCCCTTCCCTCCGTGGTGTCAACTGCACCACAGAGCCTTGGTGTTAGCAAATCTGCTGGAGGTGCACTTGGTCCCTCTGTCCACATTGCCAGTAAAAACGTTGAAGAGCCCCAGTACCAATCTCTGAGGGACACCACTCAGCAGTGGTCTCCATGTGTAGCCATTGACCACAGCTCTTTGTATATAGCAATCCAGCTTTATCCACCGAGTGGTCCATCCATCAAATCCCTGTCTCCAGTCTGGAGACAAGGATGTCCTGCAGGAGTTTGAAATACTTTGCATTTACTCCAGGTAGACAATGTCAGTTGCTCTACCCCGTCCACCAACGCTGTAGCCCTGCCATAGAAGGTCACCACATTTGTCAGGCATGATTTCACAACCTGCTTTCACAAATGCTTTCACATTTCTAATTCCTTGTAGAACCATTTTGGCTGTTACCAGCCATCTCTTTGTTAGCCAGGTGCCTTAGCATAGTTTCCAGTAGAATCTGCTGTGTGACcttgcctggcacagagctgaaaCTGAGTGATCAGTAGTTTCCTGGGTCTTTCGCTTTCCCCTTTTTAAAATGGGGttacatttccctttttcccatcATCAGGAACTTCACCTGACTGCCatgatttttcagaaatgaTGGATAGTGGCTCAGCAACTTTGTCTGCCAGCTACCTCAGGAGCCATGGATGAGCCTCATTGGGTCCCGTGGACTTGCGCACATTCTCAAACCTGAGAAGGTCTTAAACCTGATTCTCTCCTACAGTCAGGGTCTTCATCCTCCCTGCATCTGCCAGAGGCACAGAAGTAATTGAGAACCCCAGCCTTCTCTTTGTCCAGGGTAGCTAgatctctcttttccttctggaaaggACTCACCTTATCCTGGTCTTTCACTTGATTGCAATGTATCTATGGAATCCCTTTCTGTTATCCTTAATATTCCCTGGCCAGACACAGTTCTAACTGGGCCTTGTCCCTAGCTTCCCATACAATTTCCCTGCTCTTTTCAGGCCCTCTATCCTCGTTTCCACTTTCTGAAAGCTTCTTTTCTCACTATGAGTTTGCACAGCATCCTCTTATCCATCCCTAGAGGCCTCCTGGCATTTTTGCTCAGTCTCCTTGTTGAGATACCTTGCTCCTGAGCTTGGAGGAGGTGATCCTTGAAATTCAGCCAGTGATCTTGGGCCCCTCTGTCTTCCAGCGCTCTATCCAATGGGACTCTTACCAAATAGAGCCTTGGAGAGGCCAAAGTCTGCTCTCCTGAAGTCAGGGCACTGAGCTTGCTGTGTGCCTTCCTTGCTGTCATCATAAACACCATCTCCTGGTCACTGCAGCCAAGCCTGCCTTGAAGCACTGCATTGCccaccagctccttcctcttGGTGAGCACAAGGTCCAGTAATGGCACCAAAGAtagtttttccttctttgtcaAATAGATCCTGTCATCCCCCAGTAAACCAGGCTTGGCAAAGCAAGTCCTATGAGTCAGAGTAACCAAAACCCTGACTAGGGCAACATTGCTGTAGCCATTTGTTGACCTGCCAGATTTGTCTGCATATTTCAAGTCCCTCTCCTTTGACCTGGGGGATTAATGAAAAAACAACTTGAACTGCAGAGCCCTTCACTATCTCTCACAGGGCTCCTTAGTCCCTCTTAGTTCTTCCCAGACTGGTGCCAGCTGTATCACTGGCTCCCACATGGAACACTAATAGTGGGTAATAGTCTGTGTTTGAGTAGGCTTGGGAGCTTCTCAGTAATGTCCCAGACCCAGGCTCCTGGAAGGCTGTCCAGCTCCCTTGAGAGTGGGTCAGGCCAACAGATGAGTGCCTCTCTACCTCATAAAGCAGAATCACCCACTCCTAGCACCTGTCACCTTTTCTTGGTTGAACTTgtcattaatttatttgtagAATAGATTGGGCAGCTCCAGTTATCTCTTGCTCTCTGAGGTCCACCTGGGTAATCAAACTCATTTTCCCAATGATTGAGTTGAAGGCATATTTACTCCTCTTCTAGTTTGATCACTCACTCCCTAAGTTTTGTGCTTTACTTTTGCACTCTGCCCATTCAAACAGCCCCTTGTACTCCCTGGAGCTGTTTAAATCTCCCTTGGATGCTCCTGGCAATGCCTCCTCCTTGCCAGTGATTTTTCACCAATTAATCTGTTTTACAGTATTACAGGATGTAGTCAAAGCTACGTGCATTGTAATAGTGCCCTTATGCATGGTAATTCATTATGGCCTTTCAATCCTTTGCATTTAAGTTAATATGCTTACAGCCTTTTCACCCTGATAAGGGCTTTGAACGAGTAAGTGGGAGACAGCTGCAATTCCACTTCTTGCTGTGACTCTAAAGAAGTGTGTTTCCATCATTTTCCCTGCTGTATTGCATCCAGCAATCTTGAATATCCTCTTGGGTACCCTCTAAAGAAGTTTCTCCAAGCCACAGGTGAGAGGGCAGTGGCCTGCATTTAAACATGGTAGGTGACCcagagaaagcaggaaaaagcaagTGACTCTGTATTCCTGGAATCAGAAGTGAGTGAATTCTGTTTGCAATattccttcccagctgctgctgcagagctggcagggacacttctGTGTGACCTGTAAGTGCAACTCTGTTGAAAAGCCTCTGTATCTGGAGCCACcgtgtggtgattttcttcatTACCAGTCCTTTTTGACCAACACGATATTTGCTACTGAATCGATGTTTATCTTTTACTAATTTCTGCCAATCATATAGGCAATCTTTTAGGAATATTAAACCCTTTCTACGTGACAATGGGAAGGAAGCTTGAGggttttattgttattttctgTGTCCCTGTTGCATCTTGCAATGAAAAACTCAGAATGTGgatgttctctttttttttcccccgcAGTGGTTTTTTTGCTTATCAGTCAAACAGAAATGTACAGTTGACAAGCtctaaaaatttttttataagATGAAAGGATGCTCGCTTGGaaacaaaatgtgttttgattgtaatatttattttatattgccTTTGAATGTATTGGTGATCTGCTCATACAAACCATTGTTCTGGTTTGGTGAATTTAGGTATCTTTTACTTAATGTCACCAGTAGGAGATTAGATGTTGAACTTCCCTTATTTATGACTTTGCAAATGAGCCATTAGAAGATggaaaattatatttgaaataaGTTTGAATAAATGGAAATCcaaaactgcttttcctttcttccaacATCATACAACTGCTGTGTCTACACTACACCAGGCCCTATAGGATATGGAGATGTCTCACTTGCTGCTATGGGTTTtgagggatatttttttttagtggaaGTTTAAAGCATTAAGTTCCTTGGAAAAGAGGGAGTCCTAAATTTTTTTAGGGAACCTTTTTCTTCTGACAGTTCTAATTTATTTTAGATTATTTCTGTATGGTCTCTAAGGAGAGCCAACATCTCTGTTCTATGCAGCGCTCAGCCTGCTCTCTTTGCTCCAACAATAAGAATATTAAACAAAGAATGCTGCAATTGATGCCAGGCAGTAGGAAGCACTTGGATATTACATGAGAAATAAATCGCTAAGTTAAGTTTTTAGCACAATCATGTTTCTGTATAAGTTCTTTAGTTGCTGTTGTTCTGGCTGACAGAACTTGAAGATCAATGATTTATTTGCCTTTGTACCTGCAAGCCATGAAAACAATCAGAGGTTTTTGCATGTTTGTAGCCACAGCTGTTTAAGAAGTTAATGGGCTAAATAGTGGTTTGTGTTTCAAACTGCCCCTGTCATCTGAGGATACCTTCAGCAGATGTAAAGCATTCTGAAGTCAACTGGAGCCTATCTGAAAATGCTTTCACAACCCTGCTTCTAGTTCCTGCAAACTGAAAGTAGGCTTGgtcagaacagaaataaaataagaaaacacaAGCATCAGCTGTATGAAAAATGTTTGAGAggtgacattaaaaaaaaaaaaaaaaaacaccactcaaaaaagcctgaaaaaacACACCCTAAAgtacttttaatattttagctGAAGTGGACCAGGGCAAGGACTTACAATAATGACAAAGCGTGTACTTGCGATGACATTCTTTATTTCAGGTTATCGTGCAAGTAACACAGCACAGGTCAACTGTTGTCTAATTATCCTGGTGAAGTAAGCAAGAATTAGATGGGGTTCTGGAACTGAAGGCTATGGTTGCAGTTTTCCTGCAAGGTGTAGTTCTGGGAATGGCTCTGCCATCTAGCTTGCAACAGGCAACTCACATGTGTTCTTGGTGGTGAAATAACCTCTATAGGTAAGTAGGTGTTGCTTTTTCATCAAGTTTTAATGTGGAAATTTACtctagaacaaaaaaaaaaaaagagagagtatCAAATTAGTACACTGCTCAGAAGTATGACTTTGGGGCTTTGCAAGTTCTTACCTATGAGTACCATGGAAATTAAGATTGTTCCTAAATAAACTATTGTAAGgaataagcaaacaaaaccccctTCTCACAGCTTCATTATTCCTTTGAGCATATTTAAATTACCCTCACTTATAATGTCTCTTACAAAAAGTGAATGATCCTCACATATAAGGAAATATGTAATatgaaataatataataaaaagaCCCCAAATCAAACCTCAAATccacaaaataagaaaatgcccacaaaatccccaaaagaaTTAACATCTGATAAAGAAGCTGGGCTCCTTTATTTATTAATGA is part of the Ammospiza nelsoni isolate bAmmNel1 chromosome 1, bAmmNel1.pri, whole genome shotgun sequence genome and encodes:
- the C1H7orf25 gene encoding UPF0415 protein C7orf25 homolog, which translates into the protein MSVQSLLCERIAVAKDLIKRAEALSKSQKRRIEGGAKLCSKLKAELNFLHKVEAGKVAIKESHLQSTNLTHLQAIIQSAENLEDVVSVLHVFAYEDRFGDKQTLVVDVVANGGHTWVKAIGRKAEALHNIWLGRGQYGDKSVIEQAEDFLQASRQQPVEYSNPHIIFAFYNSVSSPMAERLKEMGISVRGDVVAVNSLVEPSAENEHLDSSESDEEGSELLQVTRVDRENLVASIAFPTQIKVNVCNRVNLDITTLITYVSALSYGGCYFVFKEKVLTEQAAQERRERVLPQLKEFMEGKELFACESAVRDFQSILETLGGPGEKERAALLVKRINVVPDQPSDRALGLVASSKINSRSLAIFGTGDTLKAITMTANSGFVRAAANQGVRFSVFVHQPRALTESKESLATPLPKRCPSDNGV